ATCACTACGAACCTCCAAGATGTCTCTAATTTGCAGAGCTAAACTCTTATCCTTACAGGACTCAGCCCTAATTATTGCCCTTAAATCCCCAAGGGCATTACTAACAACATCATTCACAATAATATACTCATAATTGTGTATCTCTCTTAGCTCATTTCGTATATTCTTTAACCTTTTATTTATCTCCTCTTCGGAGTCAGTCCCCCTATCCATCAACCTCTCTCTAATTGCCTCAATTGATGGAGGAAGAATAAAAATAGAAATATGTTCTCTCAACTTTTCTTTTAGTTGCCTGGCTCCTTGAACATCAACATCAAATAAAGGGATTTTCCCAAGGGAATTGATCCTGTCAAGGTCTTTTTTTGTTGTCCCATAATAGTT
The sequence above is a segment of the Spirochaetota bacterium genome. Coding sequences within it:
- the gmk gene encoding guanylate kinase, with the translated sequence MQNLNKAIVISAPSGTGKTTLIKGLVSEDDRFAFVVSTTTRPKRASEIDGNSYYFVSVDEFSKMIDDDEFVEWAIVHENYYGTTKKDLDRINSLGKIPLFDVDVQGARQLKEKLREHISIFILPPSIEAIRERLMDRGTDSEEEINKRLKNIRNELREIHNYEYIIVNDVVSNALGDLRAIIRAESCKDKSLALQIRDILEVRSDITP